The following are encoded together in the Cyanobacterium aponinum PCC 10605 genome:
- the cruG gene encoding 2'-O-glycosyltransferase CruG, with amino-acid sequence MTIIIAILSFKLLLFQGVCTFILLSRLARGARRIPPLTPKLPYLALIGKVSVIIPTLNECDRISPLLESITRQSYETREIIFVDSNSTDGTQEKIENYSKKDPRIHLITDPPLPKNWVGRPWALHNGFLNSSENSEWILGVDADTIPHKNLVATVLDFAIQQDYDLVSFSPQFILKSMGEWWLQPSLLMTLLFRFESSGVNTNNPSTIMANGQCFLIKRNILTEINGYTYAANSFCDDVTLARYVASLGYKVGFADGSKIIKVRMYEGLQDTWQGWGRSLDLKDASSKLQLWGECLFLLLIQALPLPLFFLCLFFYPHFDFLSFKLLFALNTFLVIIRFALLGAIASSYQFNKSISELTFILSPFADILAVTRIILSAFTKPSQWRGRVYE; translated from the coding sequence ATGACTATTATTATTGCCATTCTGAGCTTTAAATTACTTTTATTTCAAGGAGTTTGTACTTTTATTCTTTTAAGTCGCTTGGCTCGAGGGGCAAGAAGGATTCCTCCTTTAACTCCAAAACTTCCTTATTTAGCTTTAATTGGCAAAGTAAGTGTCATTATACCTACTTTAAATGAGTGCGATCGCATTTCTCCTTTATTAGAAAGTATTACTCGTCAAAGCTACGAAACTAGAGAAATTATTTTTGTTGATAGTAATTCCACTGATGGCACTCAGGAAAAAATTGAGAACTATAGCAAAAAAGACCCTCGTATTCATTTAATTACAGATCCACCTTTGCCTAAAAATTGGGTGGGCAGACCTTGGGCATTACACAACGGCTTCTTAAATAGTTCTGAAAATAGCGAATGGATTTTAGGAGTTGATGCGGATACTATTCCCCATAAAAACCTCGTTGCCACTGTCTTAGATTTTGCCATTCAACAGGATTATGATTTAGTCTCTTTTTCTCCTCAATTTATTTTAAAGTCTATGGGAGAATGGTGGCTACAACCTTCTTTATTAATGACTTTGTTATTTCGCTTTGAATCCTCTGGCGTGAATACGAACAACCCTAGTACAATCATGGCGAATGGTCAATGTTTTTTAATTAAACGTAATATTCTAACAGAGATTAACGGTTATACTTATGCGGCGAATTCCTTTTGTGATGATGTCACTTTAGCTCGTTATGTGGCAAGTTTAGGTTATAAAGTCGGGTTTGCGGATGGCAGTAAAATTATTAAGGTGCGGATGTATGAAGGTTTACAAGATACTTGGCAGGGTTGGGGTAGATCATTAGATCTTAAAGATGCGTCCTCAAAGCTACAATTATGGGGGGAATGTCTTTTTTTGCTACTAATTCAGGCTTTACCTTTACCTCTCTTTTTCCTCTGCTTATTTTTCTATCCCCACTTTGATTTTCTTAGTTTCAAGTTATTATTTGCCCTAAATACTTTTCTCGTTATTATCCGTTTTGCCCTCTTAGGTGCGATCGCATCTTCTTATCAATTTAATAAATCAATATCAGAATTAACCTTTATTCTTTCACCTTTTGCCGATATATTAGCAGTGACGAGAATTATCCTTTCAGCATTCACAAAACCTAGTCAATGGCGTGGGAGAGTTTATGAGTAG
- the queA gene encoding tRNA preQ1(34) S-adenosylmethionine ribosyltransferase-isomerase QueA, with translation MSPDQQLSSYDYYLPSELIAQNPVTPRDSSRLLVIEGENSPKHQIFADLPQFLSAGDLLVVNNTRVIPARLYGEKSTGAQVEVLLVEETRDNCWLALVKPGKRFSVGSEIYFGDGLLKATVVDKDEATGGRYLEFSWQEGESFWHLLEKVGNIPFPPYVTESSANPSQYQTVYAQKQGAIAAPTAGLHFTDRLFEQLKAEGINKTEVTLHVGIGTFRPVEVEDIVNHDMHQEWIEIDEATVNLIRATKARGNKVIAVGTTVVRTLEGVCKECGDLQAFEGKTNLFIYPGYEFKVIDGLITNFHLPKSSLLMLVSALIGRERLMMVYEEAIREKYRFYSFGDAMLIKDC, from the coding sequence ATGAGTCCTGATCAACAATTGTCTAGCTACGATTATTATTTACCTTCAGAATTAATTGCTCAAAATCCTGTTACTCCTAGAGATAGTTCCCGTTTATTAGTAATTGAGGGAGAAAATAGTCCTAAGCATCAAATTTTTGCTGATTTACCTCAGTTTTTGTCGGCGGGAGATTTATTAGTTGTTAATAATACTCGTGTTATTCCTGCCCGTTTATATGGAGAAAAAAGCACTGGCGCTCAGGTAGAGGTTTTATTAGTGGAGGAAACGAGGGATAATTGTTGGTTAGCTTTGGTAAAACCCGGAAAGCGTTTTTCTGTGGGCAGTGAAATTTATTTTGGGGATGGTTTATTAAAGGCGACGGTTGTTGATAAGGATGAGGCAACGGGGGGAAGATATTTAGAATTTTCTTGGCAAGAGGGGGAGTCTTTCTGGCATTTGTTGGAGAAGGTGGGTAATATTCCTTTTCCTCCTTACGTCACTGAGTCATCGGCTAATCCGAGCCAGTATCAGACGGTTTATGCTCAAAAACAAGGTGCGATCGCAGCTCCGACAGCAGGACTACATTTTACAGATCGACTATTTGAACAATTAAAAGCAGAAGGAATTAATAAAACAGAAGTAACTCTCCATGTGGGGATTGGTACGTTTCGCCCAGTGGAGGTAGAAGATATTGTTAACCATGATATGCACCAAGAATGGATTGAAATTGATGAAGCAACGGTTAATTTGATTCGGGCAACTAAAGCAAGGGGAAATAAAGTAATTGCGGTGGGAACTACGGTTGTAAGAACATTAGAAGGAGTTTGTAAAGAATGTGGAGATTTACAGGCTTTTGAGGGCAAAACAAATCTATTTATCTATCCGGGTTATGAATTTAAGGTTATTGATGGACTAATTACTAATTTTCATTTACCTAAGTCGAGTTTACTAATGCTAGTTAGTGCCTTAATTGGTAGAGAAAGATTAATGATGGTTTACGAGGAAGCAATTCGAGAAAAATATCGTTTCTATTCTTTTGGAGATGCTATGTTAATTAAGGATTGTTAA